In one Rutidosis leptorrhynchoides isolate AG116_Rl617_1_P2 chromosome 8, CSIRO_AGI_Rlap_v1, whole genome shotgun sequence genomic region, the following are encoded:
- the LOC139861242 gene encoding probable CoA ligase CCL5, with translation MDTFEDTPIGQSMETSQRKKCGYDSQTGIYHSLNQLGNGNKIPTNTNLNTATFVLSQFPQLDQADSKVALIDSATGQRVTYGQLKRSIYALATGLYHGLGVRKDDVVFVLSPNSTLYPTICLAVLLVGGVLTTANPLNTESEITKQVVDSGAKLAIVDPSEVHKLVSSKVPTLLTCRSSKGDELSVEELIECCEPTELPKTRSTQSDTAAILYSSGTTGVSKGVLITHSNFISMMSILKWSVNKTSAIDDIFLCFIPMFHIYGLAYFALGMFSSGTTTVIMRKYDFQGMLKAIQTHKVNNIPAVPPVILSLVKHNGGGFDLSSLRRVGSGAAPLSKDLVDRFRAKFPWVELRPGYGLTESCGAATLFLDNEEAKAHHAGSGTLLPTFCAKVVDFKTGICMPPYREGELWLKSPTVMKGYLGNEDATAATIDSDGWLKTGDLCYFDEDGCLYIVDRIKELIKHNGYQVAPAELESILLSHPQILDAAIIPLEDEEAGEVPMAYVVRAAGSELDEHQVIQFVAKQVAPFKKVKKVSFINVIPKSAAGKILRKDLVAQSKQYVQSKL, from the exons ATGGACACTTTCGAGGATACCCCGATTGGCCAATCAATGGAGACGAGTCAAAGAAAGAAGTGCGGGTATGATTCCCAAACCGGAATCTACCACTCGCTCAACCAACTCGGGAATGGCAACAAGATTCCTACTAATACCAACCTAAACACTGCTACATTTGTGTTGTCACAATTCCCACAACTGGACCAAGCAGACTCGAAGGTGGCTCTTATAGACTCGGCTACAGGTCAACGGGTCACCTATGGTCAACTCAAACGGTCAATCTACGCGTTGGCAACTGGGTTGTACCATGGACTTGGTGTTCGAAAAGATGATGTTGTTTTCGTGTTGTCACCGAATTCAACCCTATACCCGACCATATGTTTGGCTGTACTTTTGGTTGGTGGTGTGCTCACCACAGCTAACCCACTCAACACCGAGTCAGAGATAACAAAACAAGTGGTTGACTCTGGTGCGAAACTAGCCATCGTGGACCCCAGTGAGGTCCATAAGTTGGTGTCAAGTAAAGTTCCGACCTTGTTAACTTGTCGGTCATCAAAGGGAGATGAGCTGTCAGTAGAAGAGCTTATCGAGTGTTGTGAACCGACTGAGTTGCCTAAAACCCGGTCAACTCAGTCAGACACAGCAGCAATACTGTATTCATCCGGGACGACAGGAGTCAGCAAAGGAGTCTTAATAACTcattcgaatttcatatctatgatgtCAATTCTTAAATGGTCGGTTAACAAAACCTCGGCTATCGATGACATTTTCCTGTGTTTTATACCCATGTTTCATATCTACGGTCTTGCATATTTCGCTTTAGGGATGTTTTCATCCGGTACTACAACGGTTATAATGAGAAAATACGACTTTCAAGGTATGTTAAAGGCTATACAAACTCATAAAGTCAATAATATTCCGGCGGTTCCTCCGGTTATATTAAGTTTGGTCAAACACAACGGAGGTGGGTTTGACTTGTCGTCTTTGAGACGAGTGGGGTCCGGGGCTGCACCGTTGAGCAAGGATTTGGTGGACCGGTTTAGAGCCAAGTTTCCATGGGTTGAACTGAGGCCTGGGTATGGGTTAACTGAGAGCTGTGGTGCAGCGACTTTATTTCTTGATAACGAAGAAGCTAAAGCTCATCATGCTGGTTCGGGAACTTTGTTACCGACTTTTTGTGCTAAAGTTGTTGACTTTAAAACTGGAATTTGTATGCCGCCTTATAGAGAAGGTGAGTTATGGCTAAAGTCACCAACTGTGATGAAAGGTTATTTAGGAAATGAAGATGCCACTGCTGCAACTATTGACTCAGACGGGTGGTTGAAAACTGGAGATCTTTGTTACTTTGATGAAGACGGGTGTCTATATATCGTTGATAGGATAAAAGAGCTTATAAAACATAACGGTTATCAG GTAGCTCCAGCAGAACTGGAATCCATACTACTGAGTCACCCGCAAATACTCGATGCAGCAATCATACC ACTTGAAGATGAAGAAGCAGGAGAGGTACCTATGGCGTATGTGGTAAGAGCAGCTGGATCTGAACTTGATGAACACCAAGTCATTCAGTTTGTTGCCAAACAG GTGGCTCCATTTAAGAAGGTGAAAAAAGTTTCCTTCATAAATGTAATACCAAAGTCAGCAGCAGGCAAGATATTGCGAAAGGATTTAGTGGCACAAAGCAAACAATATGTCCAGTCAAAACTTTGA
- the LOC139862001 gene encoding acyl-CoA-binding domain-containing protein 6-like: protein MKNLSWSTIKLSTTLDAENIEDSTQADSFPSISGHSMIKWGSKLFLLGGHSKDASDYVTVRFIHLESHSYGVTQATGKIPVARIGQSVSLVGSKLIMFGGEEKNRRLLNDVHVLDLETMIWNVVETIQTPPAPRFDHTATVHANRYLQVFGGCTHSVFFNDLHVLDLETLEWSQPQIQGDLVSPRAGHAGVSIDDKWFIVGGGDNKSGASETLVMDMARLVISTLTNVKGRDPLASEGLSVSSALIDGEQFLVAFGGYNGKYNNEVFVMKLKPKDSQHPKIFQSPAAAAAAASVTAAYALAKSESLDFETVSSKPKMDLSVEFNVIKEEKKALELFVVDVKAENSMLMEKLQEVNGTHVDLSKELHSVQGQLASERSRCDDLEAQILDLQTKLSSMQSIEQEFELLHAQKLAIEQDMKDGETVQRQGSGGVWRWIAG, encoded by the exons ATGAAGAATTTAAGTTGGTCAACAATTAAACTAAGCACAACATTAGATGCTGAAAATATTGAAGATAGTACACAGGCAGATAGTTTCCCTTCTATATCTGGTCACAGTATG ATTAAGTGGGGTAGCAAACTCTTCTTGCTTGGTGGTCACTCAAAGGATGCCTCAGATTATGTGACAG TGCGCTTCATCCATCTCGAATCACACTCGTACGGGGTGACTCAGGCCACAGGAAAAATACCG GTGGCTCGTATTGGACAATCTGTTTCATTGGTTGGTTCAAAACTCATAATGTTTGGCGGAGAGGAGAAAAATAGAAGACTTCTGAATGATGTTCACGTTCTCGATCTGGAGACGATGATATGGAACGTCGTTGAGACTAT ACAGACACCGCCAGCTCCTAGGTTTGATCATACTGCGACAGTGCATGCGAACCGCTACCTTCAAGTATTTGGTGGTTGTACTCATTCAGTTTTCTTCAATGATCTCCATGTGCTGGATTTAGAGACA TTAGAATGGTCCCAGCCACAGATTCAAGGTGATTTAGTGTCTCCTAGGGCAGGTCATGCCGGTGTGTCCATCGACGATAAGTGGTTTATAGTTGGCGGTGGTGATAATAAAAGTG GTGCTTCTGAAACATTGgtgatggacatggccaggcttGTTATCTCAACTTTGACGAATGTGAAGGGTAGAGATCCACTCGCTAGTGAG GGGCTATCTGTATCATCAGCATTAATAGATGGCGAACAGTTTTTGGTAGCTTTTGGAGGCTATAATGGGAAATACAACAATGAG GTATTTGTGATGAAACTAAAGCCAAAGGATTCTCAACATCCAAAGATCTTTCAGTCTCCAGCAGCAGCAGCTGCAGCTGCTTCTGTAACTGCAGCTTATGCGCTAGCTAAATCTGAAAGCTTAGACTTTGAAACTGTCAGTTCAAAACCTAAAATGGATCTTTCAGTTGAATTTAATGTAATCAAAGAAGAGAAAAAAGCATTGGAATTGTTCGTTGTAGATGTCAAAGCTGAAAATTCTATGCTAATGGAAAAGCTTCAGGAAGTAAATGGTACTCATGTCGACCTATCCAAG GAATTGCATTCTGTTCAAGGCCAATTGGCTTCTGAAAGATCAAGATGCGATGATTTAGAG GCACAGATTTTGGATCTACAAACGAAGCTATCATCAATGCAGTCCATTGAGCAAGAGTTTGAATTACTTCACGCACAAAAATTAGCAATCGAACAGGATATGAAAGATGGTGAAACAGTCCAAAGGCAAGGTTCGGGTGGCGTTTGGAGGTGGATAGCTGGATAG
- the LOC139861731 gene encoding NAC domain-containing protein 53-like: MAVIVDSIPAAPATASSLAPGFRFHPTDEELVWYYLRRKICAKPFRIDAISDVEVYKVEPWDLPGLSRLKTRDLEWYFFSVLDKKYGNGSRTNRATDRGYWKTTGKDRSVYHRSKLIGMKKTLVYHIGRAPKGERTNWVMHEYRLIDQDLEKAGVVQDAFVLCRIFRKSGSGPKNGEQYGAPFVDEEWEDDELVMVPKQEFADELLDDNDAYLDADDLEKILGVDTPDQDGPLLIEYNQGDVPKQTVNEQQNFLVGEDEKQPQVDQEDGPKLFDLPVHNEWDPTSVKHEYIGETSNATDYDVDYLLDEPVFDASTGDFIFDGTSFFEADDIKNEVKTEPGLEMFEDYTSYLNLEMDTLNNTFNSIGNENILPESSLKFENVNEETHELGDVSEQFFEVQNNDLVSLKLDHQDLVVSNLEGQNNIAASTSNQEHPDSGMGTLEGTRETGFEGEKDYLAPSKQEDADFSTDFSFLQRASYMLGNMSAPSAFASTKYLAAASQASTSVRVTTGMIRITDISFTGSKLDWSFNKNGHLDIILSFGLKPNYIESEDSHELTSRKANSVVSRSLFYCIFLWIMVLSMSFKISSLVCPKSFMS; encoded by the exons aTGGCAGTAATTGTTGATTCGATACCTGCAGCGCCTGCAACCGCTTCTTCACTCGCTCCTGGATTTAGATTTCATCCCACTGATGAAGAACTTGTATGGTATTACTTAAGGCGTAAGATTTGCGCTAAACCGTTTCGAATTGATGCTATTTCAGATGTTGAAGTCTATAAAGTCGAACCTTGGGATCTACCAG GTTTATCTAGACTGAAGACTAGGGATTTGGAATGGTACTTTTTTAGTGTTTTGGATAAGAAGTATGGGAATGGATCGCGAACGAATCGAGCTACTGATAGAGGGTATTGGAAGACTACCGGTAAAGATCGGTCGGTTTACCATAGGTCGAAACTGATTGGTATGAAAAAGACGTTGGTGTATCATATTGGTCGGGCACCAAAAGGTGAGAGGACGAATTGGGTTATGCATGAATACAGACTCATTGATCAGGATTTGGAGAAAGCTGGAGTTGTCCAG GATGCGTTTGTTCTTTGTAGGATCTTTCGGAAAAGTGGTTCTGGACCGAAGAATGGTGAACAGTACGGGGCTCCATTTGTTGATGAGGAATGGGAGGATGATGAGCTGGTAATGGTCCCTAAACAGGAGTTTGCTGATGAGTTACTTGATGATAATGATGCTTATTTAGATGCAGATGATCTTGAAAAG ATACTCGGCGTAGACACGCCAGATCAAGATGGCCCACTTTTAATAGAATACAATCAGGGTGATGTACCCAAACAAACGGTCAATGAACAACAAAACTTTTTGGTTGGTGAGGATGAAAAGCAACCTCAGGTTGATCAAGAAGACGGGCCTAAGTTATTTGATTTGCCTGTGCATAATGAGTGGGACCCCACGTCTGTTAAGCATGAATACATTGGTGAAACTAGCAATGCCACAGATTATGATGTGGATTATTTGCTTGATGAACCAGTTTTTGATGCTTCCACGGGTGACTTCATTTTCGATGGAACTTCATTCTTCGAAGCTGATGACATTAAAAATGAAGTTAAGACAGAGCCTGGCCTTGAAATGTTTGAAGATTATACCTCATATTTAAACCTAGAGATGGATACCTTGAATAacaccttcaattcaataggaaATGAGAATATTCTCCCTGAATCATCCCTCAAGTTTGAG AATGTAAATGAAGAAACTCATGAACTGGGCGATGTTAGCGAGCAGTTCTTTGAAGTGCAGAACAATGATTTAGTTTCTTTAAAGCTAGACCATCAAGATTTGGTAGTAAGTAACCTTGAAGGGCAAAATAACATTGCTGCTTCTACTTCAAACCAAGAACATCCAGATTCAGGAATGGGTACATTGGAAGGAACTCGTGAGACTGGTTTTGAAGGAGAAAAAGACTATCTTGCCCCTTCAAAGCAAGAGGATGCAGATTTCTCAACAG ACTTTTCGTTTCTACAGAGGGCAAGTTACATGTTGGGCAACATGTCTGCACCATCTGCATTTGCATCTACAAAATATCTGGCTGCTGCTTCTCAAGCTTCAACTTCAGTTCGTGTTACTACAGGCATGATCCGAATAACAGACATATCTTTCACAGGGAGCAAATTGGACTGGTCATTCAACAAAAACGGGCATCTCGACATCATCCTCTCTTTTGGGCTCAAACCAAATTACATTGAATCTGAAGATTCACATGAGTTAACATCTCGGAAGGCTAATTCTGTTGTTTCTAGAAGTTTGTTTTACTGCATATTTCTTTGGATTATGGTTCTTTCTATGAGCTTCAAGATCAGTAGTCTTGTTTGTCCCAAGTCATTCATGAGCTAA